Proteins found in one Methylobacterium sp. CB376 genomic segment:
- a CDS encoding Hint domain-containing protein, whose product MVIRSIFKSGNYTISDIADSPSDDTTQLGDVADEKFQVVAPDGTIFKPSETYYGRTLNNPGIVARLPSKRGGFTYYLFTNNAYQQGATVSKGDISQTPTALCFAAGTRILTSRGEVAVEDLRVGDAAVTASGRARPIVWIGHRELAGPLSPDQHPVRVRAGAFGAGLPARDLLLSPGHPVLVGAGADGEGGVLVPVMCLINGTSIAREPAARVTYWHVELDAHDLLLAEGLAAESYLDLGSRPWFEEGSASALHDPDLVPAGVPGRCRPVATRGPAVEAERRRLDAVFAASLSAQCAWPEAGAVALPG is encoded by the coding sequence TTGGTGATCAGGTCGATTTTCAAATCTGGCAATTACACGATCAGCGATATCGCGGATTCGCCGTCGGACGACACGACGCAGCTCGGTGACGTTGCGGACGAGAAGTTCCAGGTCGTGGCGCCGGACGGGACCATCTTCAAGCCGAGCGAAACCTATTACGGCAGGACGCTCAACAATCCGGGGATCGTGGCGAGGCTCCCGAGCAAGCGCGGCGGTTTCACGTATTACCTGTTCACGAATAATGCCTATCAGCAGGGTGCGACGGTCTCGAAGGGCGATATCTCGCAGACGCCCACGGCCCTGTGCTTCGCCGCGGGCACGCGGATCCTGACGTCGCGCGGCGAGGTCGCGGTGGAGGATCTCCGGGTGGGCGATGCGGCGGTGACGGCCTCGGGCCGGGCCCGCCCGATCGTCTGGATCGGCCACCGCGAGCTCGCCGGCCCGCTCTCCCCCGACCAGCATCCGGTGCGGGTGCGGGCGGGGGCGTTCGGGGCGGGTCTGCCCGCGCGCGACCTCCTGCTCTCGCCCGGCCACCCGGTGCTGGTCGGCGCCGGGGCGGACGGCGAGGGCGGCGTGCTGGTTCCGGTGATGTGCCTGATCAACGGCACCAGCATCGCGCGCGAGCCGGCGGCGCGCGTCACCTACTGGCACGTGGAACTGGACGCGCACGACCTGCTGCTGGCCGAGGGGCTGGCCGCGGAGAGCTACCTCGACCTCGGCAGCCGGCCCTGGTTCGAGGAGGGCTCCGCCAGCGCCCTGCACGACCCGGACCTGGTGCCGGCGGGCGTGCCGGGCCGCTGCCGGCCGGTGGCGACGCGGGGGCCGGCCGTCGAGGCCGAGCGGCGGCGCCTCGACGCGGTCTTCGCCGCCTCCCTCTCCGCCCAGTGCGCCTGGCCCGAGGCCGGGGCCGTCGCCCTGCCGGGCTGA
- a CDS encoding adenylate/guanylate cyclase domain-containing protein yields the protein MPHVLPTDRPIPAPTAVADGSEAGGIPIGLFRACVALRDWLLSEGARMPESGDLLAGLAERLNDLGLPVDRATTAIDALHSEYSGVGRFWTREGGVSFRLFPHGEATDQALARSPFAHIFATREWLLLDLDRTPDDRFSIIPELKASGYRHYVAIPIFFTNGTNNGITFATRSPRGFTAENLAILRFIVPTLSAVMEMRGLNTRLDQVLRIYVGDGPHQAILSGSIRRGQVERIRSAILFADMRGYTQLSGTLTPEASVDLLNTYFDCLVPPIESEGGEVLKYMGDGLLAIFRETGDGLGGAAQSALTAAQTALRRLDEANAAGRFPARIAAGIALHHGEAAYGNVGSGARLDFTVIGRDVNLASRLAKLNKLLGEPLLMSKPFVDFLWGDPEPVGCHPLDGFAEKIALYRPARSG from the coding sequence ATGCCGCACGTCCTGCCGACCGATCGACCCATCCCAGCGCCCACGGCCGTGGCGGACGGGTCGGAGGCCGGCGGCATCCCGATCGGGCTGTTTCGCGCCTGCGTGGCCCTGCGCGACTGGCTGCTGAGCGAGGGCGCGCGGATGCCGGAATCCGGCGACCTGCTCGCGGGCCTCGCCGAGCGCCTCAACGACCTCGGCCTGCCGGTCGATCGCGCCACCACGGCGATCGACGCGCTCCACTCCGAGTATTCCGGCGTCGGCCGGTTCTGGACCCGCGAGGGCGGCGTCAGCTTCCGCCTGTTCCCGCACGGCGAGGCCACCGACCAGGCGCTCGCCCGCTCACCCTTCGCCCACATCTTCGCCACCCGCGAGTGGCTGCTCCTCGACCTCGACCGCACGCCCGACGACCGCTTCAGCATCATCCCGGAGCTGAAGGCCAGCGGCTACCGCCACTACGTCGCGATCCCGATCTTCTTCACCAACGGCACCAACAACGGCATCACCTTCGCGACGCGCAGCCCGCGCGGCTTCACCGCCGAGAACCTCGCCATCCTGCGCTTCATCGTGCCGACCCTGTCGGCCGTGATGGAGATGCGCGGCCTCAACACCCGGCTCGATCAGGTGCTGCGCATCTACGTCGGGGACGGGCCGCACCAGGCCATCCTGTCGGGCTCGATCCGGCGCGGCCAAGTCGAGCGCATCCGCTCGGCGATCCTGTTCGCCGACATGCGCGGCTACACGCAGCTGAGCGGCACGCTGACGCCCGAGGCCTCGGTCGATCTCCTCAACACCTACTTCGACTGCTTGGTGCCGCCGATCGAGAGCGAGGGCGGCGAGGTGCTGAAATACATGGGGGACGGCCTGCTGGCGATCTTCCGCGAAACCGGCGACGGGCTGGGCGGGGCGGCCCAGAGCGCGCTCACCGCGGCCCAGACGGCGCTGCGCCGCCTCGACGAGGCGAATGCGGCCGGGCGCTTCCCGGCCCGGATCGCGGCCGGCATCGCGCTCCATCACGGCGAGGCCGCCTACGGCAATGTCGGCTCGGGCGCGCGCCTCGACTTCACGGTGATCGGGCGCGACGTCAACCTCGCCAGCCGCCTCGCCAAGCTCAACAAGCTCCTGGGCGAGCCGCTGCTGATGTCGAAGCCCTTCGTGGACTTCCTGTGGGGCGACCCCGAGCCGGTGGGCTGCCATCCCCTCGACGGCTTCGCGGAGAAGATCGCCCTCTACCGGCCCGCCCGGAGCGGTTGA